A part of Saliniradius amylolyticus genomic DNA contains:
- a CDS encoding FAD:protein FMN transferase — translation MLAIRCWLVIILLALVTACAKPQPELESLQGRTMGTTYTVKFVNSAGLDAATLQQDIDQALVEVNRQMSTYDPDSELSQFNRMQAAQAFAFSSGAMMVLEEAKRLGKLTGGVLDVTVGPLVNLWGFGPNGRPEQVPTQQDIERVRQRTGLDLLELESNQAIKRHPELYVDLSTIAKGYGVDVVAELLERRDIYNYLVEIGGEMRLSGHKHHQQPWRVAIEKPVSEERAVAQIISVGDNAVATSGDYRNYYEQDGVRYSHIIDPLTARPIQHNLVSVTVVHPSAMTADGLATAINVMGLERGLAFAREQNLPVFLISKEKGGYTSYNTAEFKPYLQ, via the coding sequence ATGCTTGCCATTCGTTGTTGGCTGGTCATTATTCTGTTGGCACTGGTGACTGCCTGTGCCAAGCCTCAGCCTGAACTGGAGAGCCTGCAAGGCCGAACTATGGGCACCACGTATACGGTTAAGTTCGTCAATTCGGCAGGATTGGATGCCGCCACCCTTCAACAGGATATCGATCAGGCTTTGGTGGAGGTGAATCGTCAGATGTCCACCTATGATCCCGACTCTGAGTTATCCCAGTTTAATCGTATGCAAGCCGCTCAGGCTTTTGCTTTTTCCTCTGGCGCCATGATGGTCCTTGAGGAGGCTAAGCGTTTGGGCAAGCTCACCGGCGGTGTGCTGGATGTGACCGTAGGGCCCTTAGTAAACCTCTGGGGTTTTGGTCCTAACGGGCGTCCTGAGCAGGTACCGACCCAGCAGGACATTGAACGTGTTCGACAGCGCACGGGCTTAGATCTTTTGGAGCTGGAATCGAATCAGGCCATCAAGCGCCATCCCGAGCTTTATGTGGATCTTTCCACTATTGCCAAAGGCTATGGCGTGGATGTGGTTGCCGAGCTTCTGGAGCGGCGCGACATTTATAATTATCTGGTGGAAATCGGCGGCGAGATGAGATTGTCTGGTCACAAGCACCATCAGCAACCCTGGCGGGTCGCAATCGAGAAGCCGGTTTCCGAAGAGCGTGCGGTGGCTCAGATTATCTCGGTAGGGGATAATGCTGTGGCCACGTCCGGCGATTATCGGAATTACTATGAGCAGGATGGCGTTCGCTACTCCCATATTATCGACCCGCTCACGGCTCGCCCGATTCAGCATAACCTGGTATCGGTGACAGTGGTACACCCCTCGGCGATGACTGCCGATGGGCTGGCAACGGCGATCAATGTGATGGGGCTGGAAAGAGGACTTGCCTTTGCCCGTGAACAAAATTTACCCGTGTTCCTCATTAGTAAAGAAAAAGGCGGCTATACCAGTTATAATACCGCCGAATTCAAGCCTTATTTGCAGTAA
- a CDS encoding MBL fold metallo-hydrolase, whose amino-acid sequence MMRWLTVLLAFMLPAVGATENPYDDVEIQRKHLSGSVHMLTGAGGNIGVSAGEDGVLIIDDQFAPLAEKIAASVAEIGNSEVRYIVNTHYHGDHTGSNAWFAEHHHATVFAHHNVRVRLSDKAETQPASLPVVTYDEGVKFHFNGDTIHVMHLPSGHTDGDSVIWFENANVLHPGDLFFEGRFPYIDLNGGGNVAGYIANVETLIDRVDADTQIIPGHGKLANKADYQRFLNMIKTTYAYVQSLKKQGLSLEQAIETGLQEQWQPWSWRFIDEKKWIETLYQG is encoded by the coding sequence ATGATGCGATGGTTAACGGTTTTACTGGCGTTTATGCTGCCAGCGGTGGGTGCCACCGAAAATCCTTATGACGATGTTGAAATCCAGCGTAAACACCTGAGTGGCTCGGTGCATATGTTAACGGGCGCCGGGGGGAATATCGGCGTATCGGCCGGGGAAGACGGCGTATTGATCATCGATGATCAGTTTGCACCACTGGCAGAGAAAATCGCCGCCAGCGTGGCAGAGATTGGCAACTCAGAGGTTCGTTATATAGTAAACACTCACTATCATGGGGATCACACCGGTAGTAATGCCTGGTTTGCCGAACATCACCACGCCACAGTGTTTGCCCATCATAATGTGCGGGTGCGGCTTAGCGATAAAGCTGAGACACAGCCCGCCAGTTTACCGGTGGTGACCTATGACGAAGGGGTTAAATTTCACTTCAATGGCGATACGATTCATGTGATGCATCTGCCCTCGGGGCATACCGATGGTGATAGTGTAATCTGGTTTGAAAATGCCAATGTCCTGCATCCGGGCGACCTTTTCTTTGAAGGGCGTTTCCCCTACATCGACCTGAACGGTGGTGGGAATGTGGCCGGTTACATCGCTAATGTGGAGACGTTGATCGATCGGGTCGATGCAGACACTCAGATTATTCCCGGTCATGGAAAACTGGCCAATAAAGCCGACTACCAAAGATTCCTGAATATGATCAAAACCACCTATGCCTATGTGCAGAGTCTTAAAAAGCAGGGCCTGAGCCTGGAACAGGCTATCGAAACCGGCTTGCAGGAACAATGGCAACCTTGGTCCTGGCGTTTTATCGATGAGAAGAAATGGATAGAAACCCTATACCAAGGTTAG
- the nqrM gene encoding (Na+)-NQR maturation NqrM, with protein MTTFFLAFGFFLLVVLAMAVGYIVQQKTISGSCGGLGALGIEKACDCPEPCDRKKARMEKEEARNEKLAEWKRNQIL; from the coding sequence GTGACGACGTTTTTCCTGGCATTTGGTTTTTTCCTGCTGGTGGTATTGGCAATGGCCGTTGGTTATATCGTGCAGCAAAAAACCATCTCGGGCAGTTGTGGCGGTCTTGGTGCCCTTGGCATCGAAAAAGCCTGTGATTGTCCGGAGCCCTGTGACAGAAAGAAAGCACGGATGGAAAAAGAAGAAGCAAGGAATGAAAAACTGGCTGAATGGAAGCGCAACCAAATCCTCTGA
- the dinB gene encoding DNA polymerase IV produces MRKIIHIDMDCFFAAVEMRDHPEWRDIPIAIGGSADRRGVIATCNYPAREYGVRSAMATAYALRLCPQLLLVPGRMELYRQVSAQIRQIFSRYTDLIEPLSLDEAYLDVTHCLAFNGSATLIAQDIRAAIYRETGLTASAGVAPCKFVAKIASDENKPDGIRVVTPEQLDDYVRQLPLELIPGVGKVTAEKLAKLGLLSCEDVRQSNESQMVEILGKFGKALWQRAHSIDERPVSNERQRKSVGAEVTLPQDIYTRAECWQVIERLYDKLEARLKAYQPDLHIYGQGLKLKFDDFRQTTVEHRQLRLSRAYFGQLLDEGLSRQQHRGIRLVGMHVTLPTEPNSPQLALPLES; encoded by the coding sequence GTGCGTAAAATTATTCACATTGATATGGACTGCTTCTTCGCCGCAGTGGAGATGCGTGATCATCCCGAGTGGCGAGACATTCCCATTGCTATTGGTGGTAGTGCCGATCGCCGAGGGGTTATTGCCACCTGCAATTATCCCGCACGGGAGTATGGAGTGCGCAGTGCCATGGCTACGGCCTATGCACTCAGGCTATGTCCCCAGCTGCTACTGGTGCCCGGACGAATGGAATTGTACCGGCAGGTATCTGCGCAAATACGCCAGATTTTCAGTCGTTATACCGATCTTATTGAGCCCTTATCCCTGGATGAGGCTTACCTGGATGTGACACATTGTTTGGCTTTTAATGGTAGCGCGACCCTGATTGCACAGGATATACGTGCGGCCATTTACCGCGAAACCGGGCTAACGGCTTCCGCCGGCGTAGCGCCTTGTAAGTTTGTTGCCAAAATCGCCAGTGACGAAAACAAGCCCGACGGCATCCGCGTGGTCACACCGGAACAGTTGGATGACTATGTGCGCCAGCTGCCTTTAGAACTCATACCCGGCGTAGGTAAAGTGACCGCCGAGAAGCTGGCTAAACTGGGGTTGCTAAGTTGCGAGGATGTACGCCAAAGCAATGAGAGCCAAATGGTTGAGATACTCGGCAAGTTTGGCAAGGCTTTGTGGCAACGAGCACATAGCATCGATGAGCGACCGGTGAGCAACGAGCGGCAACGTAAATCCGTTGGAGCCGAAGTCACCCTACCTCAGGATATATACACTCGGGCTGAGTGCTGGCAGGTTATCGAGCGGCTGTATGATAAGCTCGAAGCACGGCTTAAAGCGTATCAGCCCGATTTGCACATTTACGGTCAGGGCCTGAAGCTCAAGTTTGATGACTTTCGCCAGACTACTGTCGAACACCGGCAGCTGCGATTGTCTCGTGCTTATTTTGGACAGCTTCTGGACGAAGGATTGAGCCGACAACAGCATCGGGGCATTCGTTTGGTGGGTATGCATGTTACCCTGCCAACCGAACCGAACTCACCCCAACTGGCGTTACCGCTGGAAAGTTGA
- a CDS encoding peptidase M17, whose product MAFPKPFRVTNLNKALEPDGDWDAVIFIAPNYDHIDNLQIKENIDAHHRIDSRVGQEPLLLISSDIAGGRLIYSPTGPLERDYDDVRRFGDAAKAAAKIALDAGARHPVMVLSGVPDNEDYAHAIEVAYLNFCQALWQPLEAREALTEEKLEPIAEVGIYAPDQTDLDWLAGVESGRRVARDLCGTEPERMSPPGFAAYCEQTFKNSEVACTVISDDDVLRKNYPLLHAVARASTHVPRHQPRVVRLEYTGEGEIQQTLFIVGKGIVYDTGGADLKTDGHMAGMSRDKGGAAAAAGFMKILAELKPKGIKVVAALGVVRNSIGSDAFVADEIITAHSGVRVRIGNTDAEGRLVMADLLSELREEAQQAVSPTLFTIATLTGHVVKCYGQYTACVENGPARSLHLGDKLVEQADQWGDPAEVTRSRREDYEFIKGRTQADDVLSSNNASSAATSRGHQFPMAFLDVASGLAKNGSDSDKPLPYMHLDIAGSAIDGPDIQHNHPSGAPVVALAARYLRSVD is encoded by the coding sequence ATGGCTTTCCCCAAACCTTTTAGAGTCACCAATCTGAACAAGGCGCTTGAGCCCGATGGTGACTGGGATGCGGTGATCTTTATCGCGCCCAATTATGACCATATCGATAATTTGCAAATCAAAGAAAACATCGACGCCCACCACCGAATTGACAGCCGTGTAGGCCAGGAGCCTTTACTGCTCATCTCCAGTGATATTGCCGGAGGGCGTTTAATATACTCGCCCACTGGCCCCCTGGAGCGGGATTATGATGACGTGCGCCGTTTCGGAGATGCCGCCAAAGCAGCCGCTAAGATCGCGCTTGATGCTGGCGCGCGCCATCCTGTGATGGTGCTTTCAGGAGTGCCCGATAACGAAGACTATGCCCACGCCATTGAAGTCGCTTACTTAAACTTCTGTCAGGCGCTGTGGCAGCCATTAGAAGCCCGCGAAGCCCTTACTGAGGAAAAGCTTGAGCCCATCGCCGAAGTTGGCATCTATGCCCCGGATCAGACCGACCTGGACTGGCTGGCTGGGGTGGAATCCGGTCGTCGCGTGGCTCGGGATTTATGTGGTACCGAGCCGGAGCGAATGTCACCACCGGGCTTTGCCGCATACTGTGAACAGACCTTTAAAAACTCCGAGGTGGCCTGTACCGTAATCAGCGATGATGATGTGCTGCGCAAGAATTACCCCTTACTGCACGCCGTCGCGCGGGCGTCTACTCATGTACCTCGTCATCAGCCCAGAGTGGTCAGGCTGGAGTACACCGGCGAGGGCGAGATCCAACAGACGCTATTTATTGTGGGTAAGGGAATTGTTTATGACACCGGCGGCGCCGATCTGAAAACTGACGGTCATATGGCGGGGATGAGCCGGGATAAAGGGGGCGCTGCAGCGGCGGCCGGGTTTATGAAAATACTGGCGGAGCTCAAGCCTAAAGGCATTAAAGTGGTGGCCGCTCTAGGCGTAGTGCGCAACAGCATTGGCTCTGACGCCTTTGTCGCCGATGAGATTATCACAGCTCATTCTGGGGTGAGAGTGCGTATTGGTAATACCGACGCTGAAGGTCGTCTGGTAATGGCTGACCTACTCTCAGAGCTTCGTGAAGAGGCTCAGCAGGCGGTATCGCCGACCCTGTTCACCATCGCGACTCTGACAGGCCATGTTGTGAAATGCTACGGGCAATACACCGCTTGCGTGGAAAATGGCCCGGCTAGGTCACTGCATCTGGGCGATAAACTGGTGGAGCAGGCCGACCAATGGGGTGACCCGGCGGAAGTGACTCGCTCTCGTCGTGAAGACTATGAGTTTATCAAGGGGCGCACACAGGCCGACGACGTATTGTCCAGTAATAACGCCTCATCGGCGGCAACCTCCAGAGGGCACCAGTTCCCGATGGCATTTTTGGACGTGGCCTCGGGTCTGGCAAAAAATGGTAGCGACAGCGACAAGCCATTACCTTATATGCATCTGGATATTGCTGGTAGTGCCATTGATGGGCCGGATATCCAGCACAATCACCCCTCAGGTGCGCCTGTAGTAGCACTGGCAGCGCGTTATCTAAGGTCGGTAGATTAG
- the nqrF gene encoding NADH:ubiquinone reductase (Na(+)-transporting) subunit F has product MNQIEIYLGVGMFIAIVLALVFIIMFAKSKLVPSGEVTITINDDPEKAITTEPGGKLLGALADAGIFVSSACGGGGSCGQCRVDVKDGGGEILPTELDHITKKEAREGCRLSCQVAVKQDMKIELDEEIFGVKQWDCEVISNDNKATFIKELVLKIPEGEDVPFRAGGYIQIEAPPHHVKYKDFDIPDEYKGDWDRFGFFDIESKVDEETIRAYSMANYPEEKGIIMLNVRIATPPPNNLSLPAGKMSSYIWSLKEGDKVTISGPFGEFFAKDTDAEMVFVGGGAGMAPMRSHIFDQLRRIKTDRKMTFWYGARSLREMFYEEDFNELQEENDNFEWHVALSDPQPEDNWEGDTGFIHNVLYERYLKDHPAPEDCEFYMCGPPMMNAAVINLLHDLGVEDENIMLDDFGG; this is encoded by the coding sequence ATGAATCAGATTGAGATTTACCTTGGTGTGGGTATGTTTATTGCCATTGTACTGGCACTGGTATTCATCATTATGTTTGCCAAGTCTAAGCTGGTACCCAGTGGTGAAGTGACTATCACTATCAACGACGATCCGGAAAAGGCGATCACCACAGAGCCGGGCGGTAAGCTGCTTGGGGCATTGGCTGACGCGGGGATCTTTGTTTCTTCTGCTTGTGGTGGCGGTGGCTCTTGTGGTCAGTGCCGGGTGGATGTGAAAGACGGTGGCGGTGAAATCCTGCCAACCGAGCTGGATCACATCACTAAGAAAGAAGCCCGTGAGGGCTGCCGTCTGTCTTGTCAGGTAGCGGTGAAGCAGGATATGAAGATCGAGCTGGATGAAGAGATCTTCGGTGTTAAGCAGTGGGATTGTGAAGTCATTTCCAATGATAACAAAGCCACTTTCATCAAAGAGCTGGTACTTAAGATTCCAGAAGGTGAGGACGTGCCTTTCCGCGCTGGTGGTTATATTCAGATTGAGGCGCCACCGCATCATGTTAAGTACAAAGATTTTGATATTCCGGACGAGTACAAGGGTGACTGGGATCGCTTTGGATTCTTCGACATTGAGTCCAAAGTAGACGAAGAAACCATTCGCGCCTATTCCATGGCCAACTATCCGGAAGAGAAAGGCATTATTATGCTGAACGTCCGGATCGCGACGCCTCCACCGAATAACCTCAGCCTGCCAGCCGGTAAGATGTCCTCTTACATCTGGAGCCTGAAGGAAGGTGACAAGGTAACCATTTCCGGTCCGTTCGGTGAGTTCTTCGCCAAGGATACCGATGCCGAGATGGTGTTTGTCGGCGGTGGTGCCGGTATGGCGCCAATGCGCTCACACATCTTCGATCAGCTGCGTCGAATCAAGACCGATCGTAAGATGACCTTCTGGTACGGTGCACGTTCACTGCGAGAAATGTTCTATGAAGAGGATTTCAATGAACTGCAGGAAGAGAACGACAACTTCGAGTGGCATGTGGCCTTGTCCGACCCTCAGCCAGAAGATAACTGGGAAGGGGATACCGGCTTTATCCACAATGTCTTGTATGAGCGCTATCTGAAGGACCATCCGGCGCCGGAAGACTGTGAGTTCTATATGTGTGGTCCACCGATGATGAATGCCGCAGTCATCAACCTGCTGCATGATCTGGGTGTGGAAGATGAAAACATCATGCTGGACGACTTCGGCGGTTAG
- a CDS encoding NADH:ubiquinone reductase (Na(+)-transporting) subunit D: MANAKEMKKALFGPILDNNPIALQVLGICSALAITTKLETALVMSLALTSVVAFSNLFISMIRNHIPSSVRIIIQMTIIASLVIVVDQILKAYSYEVSKQLSVFVGLIITNCIVMGRAEAYAMKNPPMMSLLDGIGNGLGYSFILIVIGTIKELFGFGTLLGFEVLPLVQNGGWYQGNGLLILPFSSFFLIAGMIWFIRTIRPEQVEPKE; this comes from the coding sequence ATGGCTAATGCAAAAGAAATGAAAAAGGCGTTGTTTGGTCCGATTCTGGACAACAACCCAATTGCGCTGCAAGTGTTGGGGATCTGCTCTGCACTGGCTATCACAACTAAGTTAGAGACCGCGCTGGTTATGTCGTTGGCGCTGACCTCAGTGGTCGCGTTCTCTAACCTGTTTATCTCTATGATTCGTAATCACATTCCTTCGAGCGTGCGTATCATCATTCAGATGACCATTATCGCCTCTCTGGTAATTGTGGTGGACCAGATCCTGAAAGCATACTCCTACGAGGTGTCCAAGCAGCTTTCGGTGTTCGTTGGTCTTATCATTACTAACTGTATCGTTATGGGCCGTGCTGAAGCCTATGCGATGAAAAACCCTCCTATGATGAGCCTGTTAGACGGCATTGGGAACGGCTTGGGTTATTCCTTTATTCTGATCGTTATCGGTACCATTAAGGAGCTGTTCGGCTTCGGAACACTGCTTGGATTTGAAGTTCTGCCACTGGTGCAAAACGGTGGCTGGTACCAAGGCAATGGTCTGTTAATTCTGCCATTCAGTTCGTTCTTCCTGATCGCCGGGATGATCTGGTTTATCCGGACTATTCGCCCTGAGCAAGTGGAGCCTAAGGAGTAA
- a CDS encoding DUF1328 domain-containing protein → MLGWSLFFLIVALIAGVLGFSGIAGTATSIAKLLFFIFIILLAVSVVVRLLKGKRP, encoded by the coding sequence TTGCTAGGTTGGTCACTATTTTTCCTGATTGTGGCACTGATTGCCGGGGTACTTGGCTTTTCAGGTATCGCTGGCACTGCTACCAGCATTGCAAAACTGTTGTTCTTTATTTTTATTATTTTACTTGCTGTATCTGTGGTCGTGCGACTGTTAAAAGGGAAACGGCCCTAA
- the nqrE gene encoding NADH:ubiquinone reductase (Na(+)-transporting) subunit E, producing MEHYINIFVRSVFIENMALSLFLGMCTFLAVSKKVKTAMGLGAAVIVVLGISVPVNQIIYTNILAPGALAWAGFPEADLSFLNFLTFIGVIAALVQILEMSLDKFFPALYNALGIFLPLITVNCAIFGGVAFAVQREYNLSESIVYGVGSGLGWAIAITLLAAVREKLKYADMPDGIRGLGSVFMISGLMALGFQSFTGVSL from the coding sequence ATGGAACATTATATTAATATCTTTGTTCGCTCGGTATTTATCGAGAATATGGCTCTGTCCCTGTTCCTGGGGATGTGTACCTTCCTGGCGGTGTCCAAGAAAGTCAAGACGGCGATGGGTCTGGGTGCTGCAGTGATTGTGGTGCTGGGCATCTCTGTACCGGTAAATCAGATTATCTACACCAATATTCTGGCACCCGGTGCGCTGGCCTGGGCTGGCTTTCCTGAGGCGGATTTGAGCTTCCTGAACTTCCTGACCTTTATCGGCGTAATTGCTGCGTTGGTACAGATTTTGGAAATGAGTCTGGATAAGTTCTTCCCGGCGCTCTACAACGCTCTTGGGATCTTCTTGCCACTGATTACCGTAAACTGTGCCATCTTTGGTGGCGTGGCATTTGCGGTGCAGCGTGAGTACAACCTGTCCGAGAGCATTGTCTACGGTGTGGGTAGTGGTCTTGGCTGGGCCATCGCCATTACTCTGCTGGCAGCGGTGCGCGAGAAGCTGAAGTATGCCGATATGCCCGATGGTATTCGGGGACTGGGGTCGGTGTTTATGATTTCCGGTCTGATGGCCCTGGGCTTTCAGTCTTTTACCGGCGTTTCTTTGTAA
- a CDS encoding D-2-hydroxyacid dehydrogenase produces the protein MVKPEPIELAVLSQRYQEYHPHLDLPEAGCQILLADPDLAATALNRLPKVQWIQSTWAGVRPLLNHNRRNYQLTGIKDVFGVQIREYVLTYLLYFTRQVPEYLSKQKRQCWQPESPKTLAGQTLGILGAGNIGTDVARAASGLGMRVVGLTRSGQCKDVFEQCYAPAQRLEMTAQCDHLVSLLPQTPDTTNLINAELLRQLPRHGVIINAGRGNVIHQQALIDSLTNKQIRGAVLDVFEQEPLPDCHPFWHTPNLIVTQHTAGVSFPKDIAKLFLNNLRHWREGQPLLHRIDFAKGY, from the coding sequence ATGGTAAAACCTGAGCCAATTGAGCTGGCTGTATTAAGCCAGCGCTACCAGGAATATCACCCCCACCTTGATCTGCCAGAGGCTGGCTGCCAGATCTTACTGGCCGATCCGGATCTGGCCGCCACCGCTCTGAACCGTTTACCGAAGGTGCAATGGATTCAGTCTACCTGGGCAGGTGTTCGCCCCTTGCTGAATCATAACCGCCGTAACTACCAACTCACTGGTATCAAGGATGTATTCGGCGTTCAGATTCGTGAGTATGTACTGACTTACCTTCTTTATTTCACACGCCAAGTCCCTGAGTATTTAAGCAAACAAAAGAGGCAATGCTGGCAGCCTGAATCGCCGAAAACATTGGCAGGTCAGACACTAGGCATTCTGGGAGCAGGAAATATCGGCACCGATGTCGCCAGAGCCGCAAGTGGACTGGGTATGCGTGTTGTCGGTCTGACACGCTCCGGCCAGTGCAAGGACGTATTCGAGCAGTGCTATGCCCCTGCGCAGCGTCTGGAGATGACGGCCCAGTGTGATCACTTGGTTTCTCTGCTACCTCAAACGCCCGATACCACTAACTTGATAAATGCCGAGTTATTGCGCCAACTACCTCGTCACGGGGTAATTATCAATGCAGGACGCGGCAACGTTATTCATCAGCAAGCACTGATCGACAGCCTCACTAATAAGCAAATCCGCGGTGCTGTGTTGGATGTATTCGAACAAGAGCCTCTTCCTGACTGCCACCCTTTCTGGCATACGCCCAACCTCATCGTCACTCAGCACACTGCTGGGGTGTCCTTCCCTAAGGATATTGCAAAATTGTTTTTGAACAACCTGAGGCACTGGCGAGAAGGTCAGCCTCTGCTGCACCGAATCGACTTTGCGAAAGGCTATTAG